In a genomic window of Pseudoxanthomonas sp. Root65:
- the lepA gene encoding translation elongation factor 4 — translation MRNIRNFSIIAHVDHGKSTLADRIIQLCGGLEAREMEAQVLDSNPIERERGITIKAQSVSLPYKAKDGQVYQLNFIDTPGHVDFSYEVSRSLAACEGALLVVDAAQGVEAQSVANCYTAVEQGLEVVPVLNKIDLPTADIERAKREIEAVIGIDAEDAVAVSAKTGLNVDLVLEAIVQRIPPPQPRDTDKLQALIIDSWFDNYLGVVSLVRVMQGEIGPKSKILVMSTGRTHEVDKVGVFTPKRKELKKLGAGEVGWITASIKDVHGAPVGDTLTLAADPAPGPLPGFQEMQPRVFAGLFPVNAEDYPALREALEKLRLNDAALRFEPESSEAMGFGFRCGFLGMLHMEIVQERLEREYDLDLISTAPTVVYEVLRTDGTVLSLDNPAKLPQSNLIEEVREPIIRANILTPETYIGAIIKLCEEKRGAQIGIQYLASQVQISYELPMAEVVLDFFDKLKSVSRGYASLDYSFLRFQAGPFVRLDTLINGDKVDALSLIVHRSHADRRGRELCEKMKELIPRQMFDVAIQAAVGSQIIARSTVKAMRKNVLAKCYGGDITRKKKLLEKQKEGKKRMKQVGRVEIPQEAFLAVLQVDSK, via the coding sequence ATGCGGAATATCCGCAACTTCTCCATCATCGCGCACGTCGACCACGGCAAGTCGACCCTGGCCGACCGCATCATCCAGCTCTGTGGCGGCCTCGAGGCGCGCGAGATGGAAGCGCAGGTGCTCGACTCCAATCCCATCGAGCGCGAGCGCGGCATCACCATCAAGGCCCAGTCCGTGTCCCTCCCGTACAAGGCCAAGGACGGGCAGGTCTACCAGCTCAACTTCATCGACACCCCCGGCCACGTCGACTTCTCCTACGAAGTCAGCCGCTCGCTGGCCGCCTGCGAAGGCGCGCTGCTGGTCGTGGACGCCGCCCAGGGCGTGGAAGCCCAGTCGGTCGCCAACTGCTACACCGCGGTGGAGCAGGGCCTGGAAGTGGTGCCGGTGCTCAACAAGATCGACCTGCCCACCGCCGACATCGAGCGTGCCAAGCGGGAAATCGAGGCCGTCATCGGCATCGACGCGGAAGATGCCGTCGCCGTCAGCGCGAAGACGGGCCTCAATGTCGACCTGGTGCTGGAGGCCATCGTCCAGCGCATCCCGCCGCCGCAGCCGCGCGACACCGACAAGCTGCAGGCGCTGATCATCGACTCGTGGTTCGACAACTACCTGGGCGTGGTCTCGCTGGTGCGCGTGATGCAGGGCGAGATCGGGCCGAAGAGCAAGATCCTGGTGATGTCCACCGGCCGCACCCACGAGGTGGACAAGGTCGGCGTGTTCACTCCCAAGCGCAAGGAGCTGAAGAAGCTCGGCGCCGGCGAGGTGGGCTGGATCACCGCCAGCATCAAGGACGTCCACGGCGCGCCCGTCGGCGACACCCTTACCCTCGCGGCCGACCCGGCGCCGGGCCCGCTGCCGGGCTTTCAGGAGATGCAGCCGCGCGTGTTCGCCGGCCTGTTCCCGGTCAATGCCGAGGATTACCCGGCCCTGCGCGAGGCGCTGGAGAAGCTGCGCCTGAACGACGCCGCGTTGCGGTTCGAACCGGAAAGCTCTGAGGCCATGGGCTTCGGCTTCCGCTGTGGCTTCCTCGGCATGCTGCACATGGAGATCGTGCAGGAGCGCCTGGAGCGCGAGTACGACCTGGACCTGATCAGCACCGCCCCGACCGTGGTGTATGAAGTCCTCAGGACCGATGGCACGGTGCTCTCGCTGGACAATCCGGCCAAACTGCCGCAGTCCAACCTGATCGAAGAGGTGCGCGAGCCCATCATCCGCGCCAACATCCTCACCCCGGAAACCTACATCGGCGCGATCATCAAGCTGTGCGAGGAAAAGCGCGGCGCGCAGATCGGCATCCAGTACCTGGCCAGCCAGGTGCAGATCAGCTACGAGCTGCCGATGGCCGAAGTGGTACTGGATTTCTTCGACAAGCTGAAGTCGGTCAGCCGCGGCTATGCGTCGCTGGACTACTCGTTCCTGCGCTTCCAGGCCGGACCGTTCGTGCGCCTGGATACGCTGATCAACGGCGACAAGGTCGATGCCCTCAGCCTGATCGTGCACCGCAGCCACGCCGACCGGCGCGGACGCGAGCTGTGCGAGAAGATGAAGGAGCTGATCCCGCGGCAGATGTTCGACGTGGCGATCCAGGCCGCCGTGGGCTCGCAGATCATCGCGCGCAGCACGGTCAAGGCCATGCGCAAGAACGTGTTGGCCAAGTGCTATGGTGGCGACATCACCCGCAAGAAGAAGCTCCTCGAGAAGCAGAAAGAGGGCAAGAAGCGGATGAAGCAGGTGGGCCGCGTGGAGATTCCGCAGGAGGCCTTCCTCGCGGTGCTGCAGGTGGACAGCAAGTAG
- the lepB gene encoding signal peptidase I: MVWFETILVVLTLLTGVVWLADRLFLAKRRQARGGLLDEEPVLVDYSRAFFPVLAVVLVLRSFIAEPYKIPSSSMMPNLLIGDFILVNKFSYGLRLPINNRKFLAIGEPKRGDVVVFKPPHDPENNWIKRVIGLPGDRVGFHGDTVYINGQPLTYEKMGSYVGHGSGAGETGAALLRENLPGRPHTVLEWLDRSRPEGQGDWVVPQGQYFVMGDNRDNSEDSRFWTQTHFLPEQNLRGKAFLVWLNCEGWFCKNGFDASRIGNGIE, encoded by the coding sequence ATGGTCTGGTTTGAAACGATCCTCGTGGTGCTTACCCTGCTGACCGGCGTGGTGTGGCTGGCCGACAGGCTGTTCCTGGCCAAGCGCCGCCAGGCCAGGGGAGGGCTGCTGGACGAGGAGCCCGTGCTGGTCGACTACTCGCGCGCGTTCTTCCCGGTCCTGGCCGTGGTGCTGGTGCTGCGCAGCTTCATCGCCGAGCCTTACAAGATCCCATCCAGCTCGATGATGCCGAACCTGCTGATCGGCGACTTCATTCTGGTCAACAAGTTCTCCTACGGCCTGCGCCTGCCGATCAACAACCGCAAGTTCCTGGCCATCGGCGAGCCCAAGCGCGGCGACGTGGTGGTGTTCAAGCCGCCGCACGACCCGGAGAACAACTGGATCAAGCGCGTGATCGGCTTGCCGGGCGACCGCGTGGGTTTCCATGGAGACACCGTCTACATAAACGGCCAGCCGCTGACCTACGAGAAGATGGGCAGCTACGTGGGGCATGGCAGTGGCGCCGGCGAGACCGGGGCCGCCCTGTTGCGCGAAAACCTGCCCGGGCGCCCGCATACCGTGCTGGAATGGCTGGACCGCAGCCGTCCGGAGGGACAGGGCGACTGGGTGGTCCCGCAGGGCCAGTATTTCGTCATGGGCGACAATCGGGATAATAGCGAGGACAGCCGCTTCTGGACCCAGACCCATTTCCTGCCCGAGCAGAACCTGCGCGGGAAGGCGTTCCTGGTCTGGCTGAACTGCGAGGGCTGGTTCTGCAAGAATGGCTTCGATGCCTCGCGCATCGGCAACGGCATCGAGTGA
- a CDS encoding DUF4845 domain-containing protein, whose protein sequence is MKRKQSGMTLLSFVMVLAVVGFAAYIAMRLFPMYQEYYAVKSSMKGLANEAGVSDMDPGRINELFFRRLDINYATNIKPSHVKIERMEGGWNMKVSYEVRRPLVGNLDVVGNFNAEQAMTRRGAD, encoded by the coding sequence ATGAAGCGCAAGCAGAGTGGCATGACGTTGTTGAGCTTTGTGATGGTGCTGGCCGTGGTGGGCTTTGCGGCCTACATCGCGATGCGGCTGTTCCCGATGTACCAGGAGTACTACGCGGTCAAGTCGTCCATGAAGGGGCTGGCCAACGAGGCCGGCGTGTCCGACATGGACCCGGGCCGCATCAATGAGTTGTTCTTCCGGCGCCTGGACATCAACTACGCGACCAACATCAAACCTTCGCACGTGAAGATCGAGCGTATGGAAGGCGGCTGGAACATGAAGGTCAGCTACGAAGTGCGCCGCCCGCTGGTGGGCAACCTCGACGTGGTGGGCAACTTCAACGCCGAGCAGGCGATGACGCGTCGCGGCGCGGACTAA
- the rnc gene encoding ribonuclease III, with protein sequence MAVDRIGHVFADQGLLAQALTHRSAGAPHNERLEFLGDSIVNFLVAETLFQRWPKADEGALTRARAELVREASLATIARHLQLGERLTMGPGEMKSGGHRRDSILADALEAVVAAIYLDSSFEVCRAVVLPWFEESLAALPVGRPEKDAKTRLQEWLQGRQRPLPVYELVSESGDDHAKLFLARCTTLDPPLAADGEGTSRRNAEQVAAAALLDKLDISK encoded by the coding sequence TTGGCGGTTGACCGCATCGGTCATGTGTTCGCTGACCAGGGCCTGCTTGCGCAGGCCCTGACCCATCGCAGTGCGGGGGCACCGCACAACGAGCGCCTGGAATTCCTCGGCGACAGCATCGTCAACTTCCTGGTCGCCGAGACCCTGTTCCAACGCTGGCCCAAGGCCGACGAAGGCGCCCTGACCCGCGCCCGCGCCGAACTAGTGCGCGAAGCCTCGCTGGCCACCATCGCGCGCCACCTGCAACTGGGCGAGCGCCTGACGATGGGGCCGGGAGAGATGAAATCCGGCGGCCACCGGCGCGACTCGATCCTGGCCGATGCGCTGGAAGCCGTGGTCGCGGCGATCTACCTGGACAGCAGTTTCGAGGTCTGCCGCGCCGTGGTACTGCCGTGGTTCGAGGAATCGCTGGCGGCGCTGCCGGTCGGGCGGCCCGAGAAGGACGCCAAGACCCGGCTGCAGGAATGGCTGCAGGGACGCCAGCGTCCGCTGCCGGTGTACGAACTGGTGTCGGAAAGCGGCGACGACCACGCCAAACTCTTCCTCGCGCGCTGCACCACGCTGGATCCGCCGCTGGCGGCCGACGGCGAGGGCACCTCGCGCCGCAACGCCGAGCAGGTCGCCGCCGCGGCGCTGCTCGACAAGCTCGATATCTCGAAGTGA
- the era gene encoding GTPase Era, which produces MSKSPPFRSGSVAVIGRPNVGKSTLTNALVGAKVSITSNRPQTTRHRLLGIATFAAGKDRPAGQIVLVDTPGLHKQQGKFSASAMSRVMNRAARGALEEVDAALMVVEAGRWDDEDTLAYNVLRDAGIPVVLVVNKVDRIKEKAAMLPFLAEVGQDRAFAAVHPVSALKRNGLEALVKDILALLPEQPPMFGEDEITDRSERFLAAELVREQLMRQLGAELPYATTVEIENFTTEASPKGELARIGAVIWVERESQKAIVIGKGGARLKEIGSKSRQQMEHLFGRKVFLETWVRVREGWSDDETALKAFGYE; this is translated from the coding sequence GTGAGTAAATCCCCCCCCTTCCGCAGCGGCAGTGTCGCCGTCATCGGTCGCCCCAACGTGGGCAAGTCCACGCTGACCAACGCCCTGGTCGGCGCCAAGGTCAGCATCACCTCCAACCGGCCGCAGACCACGCGGCACCGCCTGCTCGGCATCGCGACCTTCGCGGCGGGCAAGGACCGCCCGGCGGGGCAGATCGTGCTGGTCGACACACCCGGCCTGCACAAGCAGCAGGGCAAGTTCTCCGCCTCGGCGATGAGCCGGGTGATGAACCGAGCCGCACGCGGCGCACTGGAGGAGGTCGACGCCGCCCTGATGGTGGTCGAAGCCGGTCGCTGGGACGACGAGGACACGCTGGCCTACAACGTGTTGCGCGATGCCGGCATCCCGGTGGTGCTGGTGGTCAACAAGGTCGACCGGATCAAGGAGAAGGCGGCGATGCTGCCCTTCCTGGCCGAGGTCGGGCAGGACCGCGCGTTCGCGGCGGTGCATCCGGTGTCGGCACTGAAGCGCAACGGTCTCGAGGCGCTGGTGAAGGACATCCTGGCCTTGCTGCCGGAGCAGCCGCCGATGTTCGGCGAGGACGAGATCACCGACCGCAGCGAGCGTTTCCTCGCCGCCGAGCTGGTGCGCGAGCAACTGATGCGCCAGCTCGGCGCGGAACTGCCGTACGCCACCACCGTCGAGATCGAGAACTTCACCACCGAGGCGTCGCCCAAGGGCGAACTGGCCCGCATCGGTGCGGTGATCTGGGTGGAGCGCGAGAGCCAGAAGGCCATCGTGATCGGCAAGGGCGGCGCGCGGCTGAAGGAGATCGGCAGCAAGTCGCGCCAGCAGATGGAGCATCTGTTCGGCCGCAAGGTCTTCCTGGAGACCTGGGTGCGCGTGCGCGAAGGCTGGTCCGATGACGAGACCGCGCTGAAGGCCTTCGGATACGAGTGA
- the recO gene encoding DNA repair protein RecO, translating into MRLSDTAFVLHARPWRETSLLVEALGREHGRLGLIARGVQGPKKHVLRAALQPLQLIRLDGDLRGELARLVGAEALDAAPQPAGDAMLAAFYLNELVLRLAPRHDPVPDLFDAYARAREQLRQREGLAWSLRRFERDLVEALGFGFALDCDGDGDPIDPAARYRLDPEHGPRRLRSDRGHEERSQAATGRALLALAEDVLPLPDDLASLRLPMRSVLAHHLGPRGLKSWEMIGELGRLKRPGNATD; encoded by the coding sequence ATGCGCCTGAGCGATACCGCCTTTGTCCTGCATGCGCGCCCCTGGCGCGAGACCAGCCTGCTGGTGGAAGCGCTGGGCCGCGAGCACGGCCGGCTTGGCCTGATCGCGCGCGGCGTGCAGGGACCGAAGAAGCATGTCCTGCGCGCGGCCCTGCAACCGCTGCAGCTGATCCGCCTCGATGGCGACCTACGTGGCGAACTGGCGCGACTGGTGGGCGCCGAAGCGCTCGATGCCGCGCCCCAGCCCGCCGGCGACGCCATGTTGGCCGCGTTCTATCTCAACGAACTGGTGCTGCGGCTGGCGCCGCGCCACGATCCCGTGCCCGACCTGTTCGATGCCTACGCGCGTGCACGCGAGCAGCTGCGGCAGCGTGAGGGACTGGCGTGGTCGCTGCGCCGCTTCGAGCGCGACCTGGTCGAGGCGCTGGGGTTCGGCTTCGCACTCGATTGCGATGGCGACGGCGATCCTATCGACCCGGCCGCACGCTACCGGCTGGATCCCGAGCACGGGCCGCGACGGCTGCGCAGCGATCGCGGCCACGAAGAGCGCAGCCAGGCGGCGACCGGCCGTGCGCTGCTGGCCTTGGCCGAAGACGTGCTGCCGTTGCCCGACGACCTGGCGAGCCTGCGGCTGCCGATGCGGTCGGTGCTGGCCCACCACCTTGGGCCGCGCGGCCTGAAATCATGGGAAATGATCGGTGAACTGGGCCGGCTGAAGCGCCCCGGCAACGCGACCGACTAG
- a CDS encoding response regulator — protein MSLAHGTMPSILLVEDDPISALFLSAALEGLPANVQVAADCAQARAASGPFDAWLIDANLPDGSGAALLRQLRASGASTCALAHTADPGLATRAHLLQAGFADVLVKPLSAQSLRGAVRAALAGSGRSLPSAPPDWDDAAALAALAGNREHVATLRQLFLSELPATRNACLEAFARADEATLRAQLHRLQASCGFAGATALADIASRWHAAPTDATLREAFVAACERLLAPPASRR, from the coding sequence ATGTCCCTCGCCCACGGCACGATGCCCTCGATACTGCTGGTGGAAGACGATCCGATCAGCGCGCTGTTCCTGTCCGCCGCACTGGAGGGCTTGCCGGCGAACGTGCAGGTCGCGGCGGACTGCGCGCAGGCGCGGGCGGCCAGCGGACCGTTCGACGCATGGCTGATCGATGCCAACCTGCCCGATGGCAGTGGGGCGGCCCTGTTGCGGCAGCTGCGCGCCTCCGGCGCCTCGACGTGCGCGCTGGCGCATACCGCCGACCCCGGCCTGGCCACGCGCGCGCACCTGTTGCAGGCGGGCTTTGCCGATGTGCTGGTCAAGCCGCTCTCGGCCCAGTCATTGCGGGGCGCGGTACGTGCGGCGCTGGCCGGGTCCGGAAGAAGCCTGCCGTCGGCGCCTCCGGACTGGGACGACGCCGCGGCGCTCGCCGCCCTGGCCGGCAACCGGGAGCACGTGGCGACACTGCGGCAACTGTTCCTCTCCGAGCTGCCTGCGACGCGGAACGCCTGCCTGGAGGCATTCGCCCGCGCAGACGAGGCGACGCTGCGCGCCCAGCTTCACCGGTTGCAGGCCAGCTGCGGCTTCGCCGGCGCCACGGCCTTGGCGGACATCGCTTCACGCTGGCATGCCGCGCCGACCGACGCGACCTTGCGCGAGGCATTCGTGGCCGCCTGCGAACGCCTGCTCGCGCCGCCGGCCTCACGGCGCTAG
- the rlmD gene encoding 23S rRNA (uracil(1939)-C(5))-methyltransferase RlmD: MARNRPPRIDKTPFEARITDLTHDGRGVARRDGKAVFVSGALPGERVMAEQTAKNRHFDEARTLDVLEASPDRVTPRCPHFGTCGGCVLQHLDETRQIEAKQRVLLDNLERIGHVTPKTVLPPLTGAAWGYRRKGRFSVRRVNKKDKTLVGFREQDPRFVADLSECHTVIPQIGSRVADLAALVDSLDAREHIPQIEFIAGDARADFSGIALVFRHLQPLGDDDRARLVAFAQASGFALFLQPGGLESVHPLWPEAPQLAFALAPWDVSLAFRPLDFIQVNAALNEKMIARTFELLDPQPQDRVLDLFCGLGNFTLPMARLVGEVVGVEGDAGLVARARDNAQRNALPNAQFHAADLTQDQRGTAWMRQGPSTGLGTGFNKLLLDPPRSGAIEVLQQLPLKQFDRIVYVSCHPGSLARDAGYLVNEQGYSLVSAGVMDMFPHTAHVESIALFERL, encoded by the coding sequence GTGGCACGCAACCGCCCCCCCCGCATCGACAAGACCCCCTTTGAAGCCCGCATCACCGACCTGACCCACGACGGACGCGGCGTGGCCCGTCGCGACGGCAAGGCCGTGTTCGTGTCGGGTGCCTTGCCCGGTGAGCGGGTGATGGCCGAACAGACGGCGAAGAACCGCCATTTCGATGAGGCCAGGACGCTCGATGTGCTGGAAGCGTCGCCCGACCGCGTCACGCCGCGCTGCCCGCATTTCGGCACCTGCGGCGGCTGCGTGCTGCAGCATCTGGACGAAACGCGGCAGATCGAAGCCAAGCAGCGCGTGCTGCTGGACAACCTGGAGCGCATCGGCCATGTGACGCCGAAGACCGTGCTGCCGCCGCTGACGGGCGCCGCATGGGGATATCGCCGCAAGGGCCGATTCTCGGTGCGCCGGGTCAACAAGAAGGACAAGACCCTGGTCGGTTTCCGCGAACAGGATCCACGCTTCGTGGCCGACCTGTCCGAATGCCATACCGTCATCCCGCAGATCGGTAGCCGGGTGGCCGATCTCGCCGCGCTGGTCGACAGCCTGGACGCACGCGAACACATCCCGCAGATCGAGTTCATCGCCGGTGACGCGCGTGCCGACTTCAGCGGTATCGCTCTGGTGTTCCGCCACCTGCAGCCGCTGGGCGACGACGACCGCGCCAGGCTCGTCGCGTTTGCCCAGGCCAGCGGCTTCGCACTCTTTCTGCAGCCGGGCGGGCTGGAAAGCGTGCATCCGCTCTGGCCCGAGGCCCCGCAGCTGGCATTCGCGCTGGCACCGTGGGACGTGTCGCTGGCCTTCCGTCCGCTGGATTTCATCCAGGTCAATGCCGCGCTCAACGAGAAGATGATCGCGCGCACCTTCGAACTGCTCGATCCGCAGCCGCAGGACCGCGTGCTGGACCTGTTCTGCGGCCTCGGCAACTTCACCCTGCCGATGGCGCGCCTGGTGGGCGAAGTGGTCGGTGTGGAAGGCGATGCCGGGCTGGTGGCGCGTGCGCGCGACAACGCGCAGCGCAACGCCCTGCCGAACGCGCAGTTCCATGCCGCCGACCTGACCCAGGACCAGCGCGGCACGGCGTGGATGCGGCAGGGCCCCTCGACAGGGCTCGGGACAGGCTTCAACAAGCTGCTGCTGGACCCGCCACGTTCCGGCGCCATCGAGGTGCTGCAGCAACTGCCACTGAAACAGTTCGACCGTATCGTCTACGTCAGCTGCCATCCTGGTTCGCTGGCGCGCGACGCGGGTTATCTGGTCAACGAGCAGGGATATTCGCTTGTTTCTGCAGGGGTGATGGATATGTTCCCGCATACCGCACACGTCGAGTCCATCGCCTTGTTTGAACGGCTGTGA
- a CDS encoding CYTH domain-containing protein, protein MALEIERKFLVTGEGWRAAAHAVVPMAQGYINDMGAMDRGEQKASVRVRIQGEEAYLNLKSRELGHTRQEFDYPIPVDDARALLALCVGGLVDKRRHLVRHAGHLWEVDEFLGDNAGLVVAEIELDHADEAFERPDWLAGEVTDDLRYYNLALASRPYRNWPRD, encoded by the coding sequence ATGGCTCTAGAGATCGAACGGAAATTCCTGGTGACCGGCGAGGGCTGGCGCGCCGCCGCGCACGCGGTGGTGCCGATGGCGCAGGGCTACATCAACGACATGGGTGCGATGGATCGCGGCGAGCAGAAGGCATCGGTGCGCGTGCGCATCCAGGGCGAGGAGGCCTACCTGAACCTGAAATCGCGCGAACTCGGGCACACCCGGCAGGAGTTCGACTACCCCATTCCGGTGGACGATGCGCGCGCGCTGCTGGCGCTGTGCGTGGGGGGGCTGGTCGACAAGCGTCGCCATCTGGTGCGCCATGCCGGGCACCTGTGGGAAGTGGATGAGTTTCTCGGCGACAACGCAGGATTGGTGGTGGCGGAGATCGAGCTCGATCACGCTGACGAAGCCTTCGAGCGGCCCGACTGGCTGGCGGGCGAAGTCACCGACGATCTGCGTTACTACAACCTGGCGCTCGCCAGCCGCCCCTATCGAAACTGGCCGCGGGATTGA
- a CDS encoding DUF2256 domain-containing protein: MRRKSDLPSKPCRTCGRPFTWRRKWRDVWDEVAYCSERCRRQRRARQ; this comes from the coding sequence ATGCGCCGCAAGTCCGACCTCCCCAGCAAGCCCTGTCGCACCTGTGGCCGCCCGTTCACCTGGCGGCGCAAATGGCGCGATGTCTGGGATGAGGTTGCCTACTGCTCCGAGCGCTGCAGGCGGCAGCGCAGGGCGCGCCAATGA
- a CDS encoding cryptochrome/photolyase family protein, translated as MTSPARTSAPARTLRLVLGDQLDPQHPWFARVDPGVIHVLMEIRQETDYVLHHAQKILAIFAAMRAFAARLRSAGHRVHYLAIDDPGNRQRLTANLQALLAQYGAGTFAYQPADEWRLDAQLLQWTASLDIAVERAADVHFLAAREEAGRLFGARKQWRMETFYRAMRQKHGVLLEPDGTPAGGRWNFDRDNRAAWSGTPPEPVDWRRAHDHRALWTTIEAAGVGSFGDPQAGALRWPLDRDEALADLEAFVAHALPWFGQFQDAMSTRAPRLFHSLLSFALNTKMLRPAEVIARAETAWREGRAPLEAVEGFIRQILGWREYVRGVYWSKMPGYGELNHFGHATPLPDWFWTGRVRMRCLAEAVGQSLSQAHAHHIQRLMVIGNFSLLAGLDPQALHRWYLGVYIDAFEWVELPNTLGMSQFGDGGLLASKPYVSGSAYLDRMSDYCRGCPYDRRQRTGARACPFNALYWNFLDRNRDTLGRNPRLAMPYRQLARMDTATRDALSAHARHVRGTLASL; from the coding sequence ATGACGTCGCCCGCGCGGACATCGGCTCCGGCCCGCACGTTGCGCCTGGTGCTGGGCGATCAGCTGGACCCGCAGCATCCCTGGTTCGCGCGCGTCGATCCCGGCGTGATCCACGTACTGATGGAGATCCGGCAGGAAACCGACTACGTGCTGCACCATGCGCAGAAGATCCTGGCGATCTTCGCGGCCATGCGCGCGTTCGCGGCACGCCTGCGCTCCGCCGGCCATCGCGTGCATTACCTGGCCATCGATGATCCCGGCAACCGCCAGCGGCTGACCGCCAATCTGCAGGCGCTGCTGGCGCAGTACGGTGCCGGCACGTTCGCCTACCAGCCGGCCGACGAGTGGCGGCTGGATGCGCAGCTCCTGCAGTGGACGGCGTCCCTCGATATCGCGGTCGAACGCGCCGCCGACGTGCATTTCCTCGCGGCCCGCGAGGAGGCCGGTCGATTGTTCGGTGCGCGCAAGCAGTGGCGCATGGAGACCTTCTATCGCGCGATGCGACAGAAGCACGGCGTGCTGCTCGAGCCCGACGGCACGCCGGCGGGCGGGCGCTGGAACTTCGACCGCGACAACCGGGCGGCCTGGTCCGGCACGCCGCCCGAGCCGGTGGACTGGCGCAGGGCGCACGACCATCGCGCACTGTGGACGACCATCGAAGCGGCCGGCGTCGGCAGCTTCGGCGATCCGCAGGCCGGAGCCCTGCGCTGGCCGCTGGACCGCGACGAAGCGCTGGCGGACCTGGAGGCGTTCGTCGCGCACGCGCTGCCGTGGTTCGGGCAGTTCCAGGACGCGATGAGCACGCGCGCGCCACGCCTGTTCCACTCGCTGCTGTCGTTCGCACTGAACACCAAGATGCTGCGGCCGGCGGAGGTGATCGCGCGCGCCGAGACGGCCTGGCGCGAGGGCAGGGCACCGCTGGAGGCGGTCGAAGGCTTCATCCGCCAGATCCTGGGATGGCGCGAGTACGTGCGCGGCGTGTACTGGTCGAAGATGCCGGGCTATGGGGAACTGAATCACTTCGGCCACGCCACGCCGCTACCTGACTGGTTCTGGACAGGGCGCGTGCGCATGCGCTGCCTGGCGGAGGCCGTGGGCCAGTCGCTGTCGCAGGCGCATGCGCACCACATCCAGCGGCTGATGGTGATCGGGAATTTCTCGCTGCTTGCGGGTCTGGATCCGCAGGCGCTGCATCGCTGGTACCTGGGCGTCTACATCGATGCGTTCGAGTGGGTGGAACTGCCCAACACGCTGGGCATGAGCCAGTTCGGCGACGGCGGCCTGCTGGCCAGCAAGCCGTACGTGAGCGGCAGTGCCTATCTGGACCGGATGAGCGATTACTGCCGCGGCTGTCCGTATGACCGTCGGCAGCGCACCGGTGCACGCGCCTGTCCGTTCAACGCGCTGTACTGGAACTTCCTGGACCGCAACCGCGACACGCTGGGGCGCAATCCGCGCCTGGCGATGCCCTACCGCCAGCTCGCACGCATGGACACGGCCACGCGCGACGCGCTATCGGCGCACGCCCGCCACGTGCGCGGCACGCTGGCATCGCTCTGA
- the nagZ gene encoding beta-N-acetylhexosaminidase encodes MLVIGIAGTELTAQERNWLQHDAVAGVILFTRNFASRAQVAELSQAIRAAAPRPQLVCVDQEGGRVQRFREGYSDLPALEVFGKRYAQDPQAALQRAEEHAWLMASEILASGVDLSFAPVVDLARGNRAIGNRAFDADPQIVAEFTRAYVRGMHAAGMAATLKHFPGHGTVLEDTHFDDAVDPRPLDVLRAEDLVPFVAGIEAKADAVMMGHVKYPAVAPEPAGYSPFWIQQVLREEMGFRGVVFSDDIGMAAAFSAGGVKQRIHDHLDAGCDVVLVCSPKLVDESLKAVEGRALNTAAVLGVLGRGALGWDGLIADARYGDAQARVIDNIKGGV; translated from the coding sequence ATGCTTGTCATCGGCATCGCCGGCACCGAACTCACCGCGCAGGAGCGCAACTGGCTGCAGCACGACGCCGTCGCCGGCGTCATCCTGTTCACCCGCAACTTCGCCTCGCGCGCGCAGGTGGCGGAACTGTCGCAGGCCATCCGTGCCGCGGCCCCGCGCCCGCAACTGGTCTGCGTGGACCAGGAGGGCGGCCGCGTGCAGCGTTTCCGCGAGGGCTACAGCGACCTGCCCGCGCTGGAGGTCTTCGGCAAGCGCTACGCGCAGGATCCGCAGGCCGCGCTGCAGCGCGCCGAGGAACACGCCTGGCTGATGGCCAGCGAGATCCTCGCCAGCGGCGTCGACCTGAGCTTCGCACCGGTCGTCGACCTGGCACGCGGCAACCGCGCCATCGGCAACCGCGCGTTCGATGCCGATCCGCAGATCGTCGCCGAATTCACCCGCGCCTACGTGCGCGGGATGCACGCCGCAGGCATGGCCGCCACGCTGAAGCATTTCCCCGGCCACGGCACCGTGCTGGAAGACACGCACTTCGACGATGCCGTCGACCCGCGTCCGCTGGACGTGCTGCGGGCCGAGGACCTGGTCCCGTTCGTCGCCGGCATCGAGGCCAAGGCCGACGCGGTGATGATGGGCCACGTGAAGTATCCGGCCGTCGCACCGGAGCCGGCGGGCTACTCGCCATTCTGGATCCAGCAGGTCCTGCGCGAGGAGATGGGTTTCCGTGGCGTGGTGTTCTCGGACGACATCGGCATGGCCGCGGCGTTCTCCGCCGGCGGCGTCAAGCAGCGCATCCACGATCACCTGGATGCCGGCTGCGACGTGGTGCTGGTGTGCTCGCCGAAGCTGGTGGACGAATCGCTGAAGGCCGTGGAAGGCCGTGCCTTGAACACCGCCGCTGTGCTCGGCGTGCTGGGACGCGGCGCGCTGGGATGGGATGGACTGATCGCCGACGCGCGCTATGGGGACGCGCAGGCGCGCGTGATCGACAACATCAAGGGAGGGGTCTGA